A section of the Verrucomicrobium sp. GAS474 genome encodes:
- a CDS encoding FkbM family methyltransferase: MIGKLRHLVRLLRRRREARRWGVPFARVRDFSLPDRLVIDAGGKAMPLSFPPGPEVVTAFVALLLDDEYGLTAIPEGTGTPVRTILDIGGNVGLFSVAARRRFPSALIHVYEPNAALLLHLRVQAAGIGAAVFPEAAGARDGEITFFPTSDSMTGTVEPTSENGTGVTVPQTSLASALDRLAGPGGTVDLVKMDCEGAEWAMLEDRASLSRIGRLLLEYHPRSIAGVECDPAALPALLAAGGLRIERQIATAGGCGVIWASRNGKEGGAPR, from the coding sequence ATGATCGGGAAGTTGCGCCACCTCGTCCGCCTGCTCCGCCGCCGCCGCGAGGCCCGGCGCTGGGGCGTCCCCTTCGCCCGCGTCCGCGATTTCTCCCTGCCGGATCGTCTGGTGATCGACGCCGGCGGCAAGGCGATGCCGCTCTCCTTCCCTCCCGGCCCCGAGGTCGTCACCGCCTTCGTCGCCCTCCTGCTCGACGACGAGTACGGCCTGACTGCGATCCCCGAGGGGACCGGGACCCCGGTGCGAACGATCCTCGACATCGGCGGCAACGTCGGCCTCTTTTCGGTCGCGGCCCGCCGCCGCTTTCCCTCCGCCCTCATCCACGTCTACGAGCCGAACGCGGCGCTCCTCCTCCACCTCCGGGTACAGGCGGCGGGGATCGGCGCGGCGGTCTTCCCCGAGGCGGCCGGGGCGCGCGACGGCGAAATCACCTTTTTCCCCACCTCCGACTCGATGACCGGGACGGTCGAGCCGACGTCCGAAAACGGGACCGGCGTCACCGTTCCCCAGACCTCCCTTGCGAGCGCCCTCGACCGGCTGGCGGGGCCGGGCGGGACCGTCGACCTGGTGAAGATGGATTGCGAGGGGGCCGAATGGGCGATGCTCGAAGACCGGGCCTCTCTCTCCCGGATCGGGCGGCTCCTGCTCGAATACCATCCGCGCTCGATCGCGGGGGTCGAGTGCGATCCGGCGGCGCTCCCCGCCCTGCTGGCCGCCGGGGGGCTCCGCATCGAGAGGCAGATCGCCACCGCCGGGGGATGCGGGGTGATCTGGGCTTCCCGAAACGGGAAAGAAGGCGGAGCACCGCGATGA